The Rhinoraja longicauda isolate Sanriku21f chromosome 19, sRhiLon1.1, whole genome shotgun sequence genome includes a window with the following:
- the LOC144602750 gene encoding uncharacterized protein LOC144602750: MSVSTFHIYFTFAANLMAIVILCRGICGLSKCITRYLLSMAVADLMVLIFEVILYEIKDSYLPYSFLNYTPVCSLNLTLLFVSLDCSVWLTVVFTFDRFLAICCQTLRAKYCTEKTAALAVAFVSFSSVLENAAVYFIYEPREIIDQIPWSCFVKSSFYTLPIWAAYLWLDTILTPFMPFVLIVLLNALTIRHIVLANRVRGGLRGGKNNVKNMDPEMANRKKSITLLLSISGSFILLWVVIFVCFVAVQFTDTRFIKANYNDPFTIAEQSGYMLRCLSSCTNTFIYAVSQSKFRNEMKKIIKRPLELFSHMRKKK, encoded by the coding sequence ATGTCTGTCTCAACGTTTCATATTTATTTTACCTTTGCAGCTAATCTGATGGCAATCGTCATTCTCTGTCGTGGAATCTgcggtctatccaaatgcatcaccCGGTACCTGCTGTCCATGGCAGTCGCTGACCTAATGGTTCTGATATTTGAAGTAATTCTCTATGAGATTAAGGACAGCTATCTCCCCTATTCCTTCCTGAACTATACACCAGTCTGCAGTCTCAACCTGACTCTGCTTTTTGTTTCTCTTGATTGCTCCGTCTGGTTAACCGTGGttttcacctttgatcgattcCTTGCTATTTGTTGCCAAACGTTAcgagcaaaatattgcaccgagaaaactgCTGCTCTGGCGGTCGCTTTCGTGAGCTTCTCAAGCGTTTTAGAAAATGCTGCTGTATATTTTATATACGAACCTCGGGAAATAATTGACCAAATACCTTGGTCTTGCTTTGTCAAATCCAGCTTCTATACTTTGCCCATATGGGCAGCATATTTGTGGCTCGATACTATTTTAACCCCGTTCATGCCATTTGTTTTGATTGTTCTGCTTAATGCCCTGACAATTCGACACATAGTTCTCGCCAATAGAGTGAGGGGGGGTCTTCGAGGAGGGAAGAACAATGTCAAGAACATGGACCCAGAGATGGCGAATAGAAAGAAATCGATTACTTTACTGCTCTCTATATCTGGCTCATTTATTCTGCTATGGGTGGTAATTTTCGTTTGCTTCGTAGCAGTGCAATTTACAGATACCCGTTTCATAAAAGCAAATTACAACGACCCCTTCACAATTGCGGAACAATCCGGTTATATGCTCAGATGCCTAAGCTCTTGCacaaacacgtttatttatgcagTGTCACAGAGCAAATTCAGAAATGAAATGAAGAAGATTATAAAACGACCGCTGGAACTCTTTAGTCATATGAGAAAGAAAAAATAG